The following coding sequences lie in one Treponema primitia ZAS-1 genomic window:
- a CDS encoding L-threonylcarbamoyladenylate synthase, with protein MIEYVTAGNTDDRVLSRSAALLANGGILALPLDTSWAVACSLRSKEGIKKLRRISGERDERHFTLLCSDISQFGELCNLDNTRFRLIKRLSPGPYVWILKTLLGTEKTLGLRRREVGVRIPDHPLPLDLIAALGCPLYTITAKRSMANDDRDDAAPDTAAEESAELLPPIPEEDLFDGGWEMEGLAGLDLVLDTGEERPRIFSTILDISGDGVRLIRSGAGPWPI; from the coding sequence ATGATTGAGTATGTAACAGCCGGAAATACCGATGACCGCGTTCTTTCCCGCAGTGCGGCGCTCCTTGCCAATGGGGGTATCCTGGCCCTGCCCCTGGATACCAGTTGGGCCGTAGCTTGCTCTCTCCGTTCAAAGGAAGGGATCAAAAAGCTGCGCCGCATCTCCGGGGAACGGGACGAACGCCACTTTACCCTGCTCTGTTCGGATATTTCCCAGTTCGGCGAACTTTGCAACCTGGATAATACCCGGTTCCGGCTGATCAAACGGCTTTCCCCGGGCCCCTACGTGTGGATCCTCAAAACCCTCCTGGGTACCGAGAAAACCCTGGGGCTCCGCCGCCGGGAAGTGGGGGTCCGCATCCCGGATCATCCCCTCCCCCTGGACCTGATTGCCGCCCTAGGCTGCCCCCTCTATACGATAACTGCCAAGCGTTCCATGGCCAACGATGACCGGGATGACGCGGCCCCGGACACCGCCGCTGAGGAAAGCGCCGAGCTGCTTCCCCCCATCCCCGAGGAAGATCTCTTCGACGGAGGCTGGGAGATGGAAGGGCTAGCCGGTCTCGACCTGGTCCTGGATACCGGGGAAGAGCGCCCCCGTATTTTCTCTACCATCCTGGACATAAGCGGAGACGGGGTCCGTCTCATTCGTTCCGGCGCCGGTCCCTGGCCGATCTAA